From a region of the Paenibacillus sp. R14(2021) genome:
- a CDS encoding sugar phosphate isomerase/epimerase has translation MPKVKLTCFADEISHDLEEQLDVLGQEGISYIELRGVWGKNVLDLSGEELTRIRKAADERGFGISSIASPIGKYGIADHFAPQLESLNRAIAAAHAMGTPYIRIFSYHPPANGELDACRDEVLSRMEQLTTIAERNNVILILENDSDLYGSKDDRCLEILRHCSSDALRLAFDPGNFVMNDVQPMTEAYPKLVPYTAYIHVKDAASEPKQFVPAGAGEGQIEELLRALQARGYDGFLSVEPHLHHYMPYASNPKRVVTAIRALKQLLEQADMAWE, from the coding sequence ATGCCAAAAGTGAAACTGACCTGCTTCGCCGATGAAATCTCGCATGATTTGGAAGAACAGCTGGACGTCCTAGGGCAGGAGGGGATCTCCTATATCGAGCTTCGCGGCGTATGGGGCAAGAACGTGCTCGATTTGTCCGGTGAGGAGCTCACTCGGATTCGCAAGGCCGCGGACGAACGCGGCTTCGGGATCTCTTCGATTGCGTCTCCCATCGGCAAATACGGGATCGCCGATCATTTTGCGCCGCAGCTCGAGAGCTTGAACAGAGCCATAGCGGCTGCCCATGCAATGGGAACGCCGTATATCCGCATCTTCTCGTACCACCCTCCGGCGAATGGAGAGCTGGATGCTTGCAGGGACGAGGTACTGAGCCGAATGGAGCAGCTGACGACCATCGCCGAAAGAAATAACGTCATCCTTATTTTGGAGAATGACAGCGACTTATACGGCTCCAAAGACGACCGTTGCTTGGAAATCCTGCGGCACTGCTCATCGGACGCGCTGCGCCTTGCTTTCGATCCCGGCAATTTCGTGATGAACGACGTGCAGCCAATGACGGAGGCGTATCCGAAATTGGTGCCGTATACCGCCTATATCCACGTCAAAGACGCGGCGTCCGAGCCGAAACAATTCGTTCCTGCCGGAGCGGGCGAAGGCCAAATCGAGGAGCTGCTGCGGGCGCTGCAGGCACGCGGATACGACGGATTTCTGTCCGTGGAGCCGCATCTGCATCACTATATGCCGTATGCCAGCAATCCGAAGCGCGTCGTGACCGCGATCCGCGCGCTGAAGCAGCTGCTGGAACAGGCCGATATGGCCTGGGAATAA
- a CDS encoding Nif3-like dinuclear metal center hexameric protein, with product MGAGNSTDLIRQAKEAECDVYITGEKKEYK from the coding sequence ATAGGAGCTGGTAATTCAACTGACTTAATCAGACAAGCGAAAGAAGCGGAATGCGATGTTTATATCACGGGTGAAAAAAAGGAATATAAGTGA